The sequence CTTCCGTTCCGACGACGACACCAAGAACGCGGTCGGCCTCTTGCACCACGAGATGCGGCGGCTCGACAGCATCATTATGGCCGCCGGCGAGAAGGCCCGCGTGCCCGCCGGCAGCGCCATGGCGGTGGACCGCGACGTGTTCTCCGAAGAGGTACAGAGGGCTCTCGAAGCGCACCCGAACATCGAGATCGTGCGCGAGAAGGTGGACGAACTGCCCGCCGAGGGCCTGACCATCGTCGCCACCGGCCCGCTGACCGCGGCCAGCCTGGCGCAGTCGATCGTCAAGGCGACCGGCGAGGATCGCCTCGCCTTTTTCGATGCCATCGCCCCGATCGTCTATCGCGACAGCATCGACATGTCGAAGGCGTGGATCCAGTCGCGCTGGAACAAGACGACCTCCGCCTCCAACGAGGATGGCGACTACATCAACTGCCCGATGACGAAGGAACAGTACGAAACCTTCGTCCAGGGCCTGCTCGATGCCGAAAAGGGCGACTTCAAGGAATGGGAGGCCGACACCCCCTATTTCGACGGCTGCATGCCGATCGAGGTGATGGCCGAGCGCGGTCTCGAAACCCTGCGCTACGGCCCGATGAAGGGCGTCGGCCTCGACAATCCGCATGACCGCACGGAAGAGCACCCGCAGGGCCGTTGGCCCTATGCCGTGGTGCAGCTGCGGCAGGACAATAAGCTGGGCACGCTATGGAACATGGTCGGCTTCCAGACCAAGATGAAATACGGCGCGCAGGTGGAACTGTTCCGCACCATTCCGGGGCTGGAAAACGCCGAGTTCGCCCGGCTTGGCGGGATGCACCGCAACACCTTCATCAATTCGCCCGAACTGCTCGACCGCCAGCTGCGCCTGAAGAGCGCGCCGCACATCCGTTTTGCCGGACAGGTGACCGGGTGCGAGGGCTATGTCGAAAGCAGCGCAGTCGGCCTGCTGGCAGGCATGATGGCGGCTGCCGAGCTGGCGGGCGAAGCATGGACGCCGCCCCCGGCCACGACCGCCATGGGCGCGCTGCTGAGCCACATCACGGGCGATGCCGAAGCGAGCCACTTCCAGCCGATGAACGTCAATTTCGGCCTGTTCCCCACGCTCGACCACGTGCCGAAGAAGCAGCGCAAGGAAGCCTATACCGATCGCGCCAAGGCGGATTTCGGCGAGTGGCTTGCGGGGCTGGAAACCGTCCCCGCCTGATTGCCTAACAGTCGCAGCTGGGGCGAGACGAAGCACGCGGCGCCGGCGCGCTGGTGGCGAATTCGGCCTGCGTCAGCTCGTTGTCCTCGTTGGCGTCCATTTCCGCGAACCGGTCGCTGGTGGTGATGGCCCATTCCTCGAAGGTCAGCAGGTTGTTGCCGTCGGTATCGAGCCGCCGGAAGGCGTCGGTGCGGGTCGAGAGCATTTCGTTCCGCGTGATCTTCAGATCGCGATTGCGATCGTAGCGGAAGAAGCGGCGCTGTTCGCGCGTCAGCTCGCTGGCTTCGGGCGGTTCGGGGCCGGTCAGGTCACCGGCATCGGCCAGCGGCAGGGCATCGGGATCCCCGATCTCCTCGGCAGCCGGATCAGGAGGTGGGGCGCCGCGTTCAACTTGCGCCCTGCCCTGCATCCAGAACAGTCCCAACCCGACCATGACCAGGGCTAGGAATCCCCCGAGGATGACTCGATTCATGCGTAAATCCCCTTAGCTTTGGGTAGTTTACGCTATCGCCCGGCAATGCCAAGGCGGAACGCCGTGGCCATGGCGCCGGGACCATCGAGCAGTTCGTCGCTGCCCTTGCGCAAGGCGCGCCGCGCCAGTCCGTGCAGCACCGCCAGGGTCCGCATGTCGCGCGGGAGGGACGCTCGCTCCCACGGCTCCGCGCTTGCCACGGCCAGGACTGCTTCGCGCTCGGCCTGCTGGCCAAGGTTGAGCGCCAGGTCGACCAAGGCCCATTCGCGCGCGGCCTGGACCACGGCAGGACCGCGCCCGACCAGTTGCCAAGCGACCGTTCGTCCCGTGGCGAACTCGTTGATGGCCGCTTCGTCCAGGCTGTCGGCCAGCAGTTGCTCCCAGCCATCGACCAGCGAGACGAGGCCCAGCGGTTCCGGCAAGCTGTCGCGCATGGCCGCCAGCAACGGCTCGCCCTCGGGCCAATCGCGGGGACGCTGCACCAGTCGCTCTCGCCACCAGGCCAGCTTCATCTGCGCGATGACAGCCTCGCCCCCGCCGCGGACGATTCCCGCCAGCCGGGCATCGAGCGCGAGCAGCGAAAGCGTCGCGGAGCGCGATTCCCGGGGGGCGTAGGACAGCGCCAGTCGCTGCGCCAACGGCAGTGTTTCGATCAATTCGTCAGTCATGGTCGCGGCGCGCTTGATACGAATTCTCCCGGTAAGTCAAAGTGCTATCCGCCAGCGGCTGAAAACCCCGAACACAAGTCCGCCACGCCTTGGTCACCACCGACTTAATACCAACGGCTTGTTAACTCCCCTGCGTTACATCCGCGAAACCACGCTAGCCGTAAATATCCGCGGTTCGCAGATAAATTGCAGGTGTGATCGATGATCCGTAAATTCATGCGCGACAAGTTCGGGCAACTCGCCGGGTGCTCCAGCGGCAACGCCACCCTGCTGGTGGCGCTTGGCATGCCGGTCCTCATCGGCGGTGCCGGGCTCGGTGTCGATATGACCCAATGGTACATGTGGAAGCGTGAATTGCAGTTCGCCGTCGACCAGGCGGCCGTGGCCGGTGCCTGGGCTCGCGCCGAAGCCGAGACCGAAGACACCTATCAGACCCGCGCCGCCCAGGAATTTCAGGCGAACCTGTCGGTCACCGACGATTTCAACGCCGCGCCGACCATCCAGCTGGCGAACTTCGCCGGCGGCAGCAACAACTCGGTCGCCGTGTCCGCCACGGCGACGAAGGAATTGCCCTTCACCAGCTTCCTCACCGGCCGCACGGCGACGATCTACGCCTATGCGCAGGCTACCTTCGAGGAAGGCGTGACCTTTACCAGCTGCCTGATCGCCATCGACGAAGACGACGAAGGCGCCATCACCATCGGCGGCAGCTCGGTGCTGACCGCCAGCTGCGGCCTTGCCGCGCTGTCGACCGACGACCTGTCGATCAAGGTGAACGGCAGCCCGACCGTCGACGCAGGCTGGATCCTTTCCGCCGGCGGTGTGGACGAATGGTTCGAGCTGAACACCGACGACGTGATCATGGAGTACATGGACGGTCTCTACGATCCGTTTGCAAGCCTCAGCCCGCCCAACCCCACGGAATCGCAGATTTCGCGTACCTACAGCTGTACGGCCGAAAGCGACACGACCTATGCCGACGTGGAGATCCACACGGTCATCGACTATTCCTATTGGGAAGGTCCGAACCGCAACAATGTCACGCCCTGGGCCGGCCCTGCCAGTCCCTTGGAGGACAGCGACGTTACCTCCAGTGACAACGACATCGTCGTGCCCAATGGCACGGTCGAAGGAACGACGGTTGAATCCGAGACGACCTGGAGCGACCTTGGCGGCACTGGCCAGAACAAGAAATGGCGTCGCCGTGACTTCGAGCGCACGACGACCTATTCGGACGTGACCGTGGTCGATGGTGGCCAGGCAGGCAACGTCCGTCCGGGCACCTACACCAATATCCATATCGGCTGCGACACCGCTTTCGCGCCGGGCGTTTACAACATCGTGGGCGGCTCGCTGATCATCAACGGTCAGCACGAAGTGACCGGCGCGGGCGTGATGTTCGTCCTGTATGATGGCGCCTCGATCCAGATCAACGGCGGGGCCGACATCAACCTGACAGCGATGACCGCTTCGGACCTGATCGCTGCCGGCCTCTCGCCCAGCGACGCCAACGAACTGGCCGGCATGCTGGTGTTCGAGGATCGTGACGGTCCGGGTGCAGGCACCAACGGCCACAGCATCAACGGCAACGCCGCCACGGTGTTGAACGGCACCATGTACTTCCCGAACAGCGAAGTGTTCTTCGCCGGCACCGCGACGGTCACCAGCCAGTGCCTGATGATTGCATCGGCCAGGATTACCATCACCGGCACGACCGACATGGAAACCTTCTGCCCGGCGGATTCCAGTGAGGAAACCACCGTCGTCAGCACGGCTGCGAAAGTGAGGCTGGTCGCATGATGAACGCCCTCGCCCGTTTCTGCCGCATCCGTGGCGACGACCGTGGCTCGATGGCCATCGAGACCGCCTTTGTCGCGCCGGTCCTGCTGATCCTGGCCCTCGGCGGGTTCGAGGTCAGCACCATGGTTGCCCGCCAGACCGAACTGCAGAGCGCGGCCGCCGAAGCTGCGGCAGTCGTGCGCGCCGCCGCGCCGGAAACCTCCAACGAGCGCAACACGGTGCGTGATATCCTGGCGACTTCGCTTTGCGGCAGCACGGATCCCACCATCGTCGAGGGGGCCGCAACCTGTGGCACGGTGTCCGTCGCGGTTACGCCGACCTATCGCTGCGGCACCTCGACCGCTTACACCAATACCGCCGACAGCTGCGGCAGCGTGACCGAATACAAGTTCATCCTGCTCGAAATCGAAGACCGCTACGACCCGATCTGGACCGAATGGGGCGTCGGCGCCGGTTTCGACTACTACGTCAGCCGCACCGTGCAGATCGGATAACCGCCATGCAGCGTATCCCTACCCTCCTCCAGCAATTGCGCCGTGACGAAACCGGAGCAATGGCGATCGAATTCGGCCTGCTGGGCCCGGCCCTGCTGCTGATGCTGATGGGTGTGCTGCAGGTCGGCATTGCCATGCAGAACTACAATGCGCTGCGCAGCCTTTCGGCTGACGTCGCGCGTTATGCCATGGTGCAATACCAGA is a genomic window of Aurantiacibacter sp. MUD11 containing:
- the trmFO gene encoding methylenetetrahydrofolate--tRNA-(uracil(54)-C(5))-methyltransferase (FADH(2)-oxidizing) TrmFO — encoded protein: MTHQVHIIGGGLAGSEAAWQLAQRGIRVRLSEMRGGGGETPAHQTDGLAELVCSNSFRSDDDTKNAVGLLHHEMRRLDSIIMAAGEKARVPAGSAMAVDRDVFSEEVQRALEAHPNIEIVREKVDELPAEGLTIVATGPLTAASLAQSIVKATGEDRLAFFDAIAPIVYRDSIDMSKAWIQSRWNKTTSASNEDGDYINCPMTKEQYETFVQGLLDAEKGDFKEWEADTPYFDGCMPIEVMAERGLETLRYGPMKGVGLDNPHDRTEEHPQGRWPYAVVQLRQDNKLGTLWNMVGFQTKMKYGAQVELFRTIPGLENAEFARLGGMHRNTFINSPELLDRQLRLKSAPHIRFAGQVTGCEGYVESSAVGLLAGMMAAAELAGEAWTPPPATTAMGALLSHITGDAEASHFQPMNVNFGLFPTLDHVPKKQRKEAYTDRAKADFGEWLAGLETVPA
- a CDS encoding squalene/phytoene synthase family protein, whose product is MTDELIETLPLAQRLALSYAPRESRSATLSLLALDARLAGIVRGGGEAVIAQMKLAWWRERLVQRPRDWPEGEPLLAAMRDSLPEPLGLVSLVDGWEQLLADSLDEAAINEFATGRTVAWQLVGRGPAVVQAAREWALVDLALNLGQQAEREAVLAVASAEPWERASLPRDMRTLAVLHGLARRALRKGSDELLDGPGAMATAFRLGIAGR
- a CDS encoding TadE/TadG family type IV pilus assembly protein, encoding MIRKFMRDKFGQLAGCSSGNATLLVALGMPVLIGGAGLGVDMTQWYMWKRELQFAVDQAAVAGAWARAEAETEDTYQTRAAQEFQANLSVTDDFNAAPTIQLANFAGGSNNSVAVSATATKELPFTSFLTGRTATIYAYAQATFEEGVTFTSCLIAIDEDDEGAITIGGSSVLTASCGLAALSTDDLSIKVNGSPTVDAGWILSAGGVDEWFELNTDDVIMEYMDGLYDPFASLSPPNPTESQISRTYSCTAESDTTYADVEIHTVIDYSYWEGPNRNNVTPWAGPASPLEDSDVTSSDNDIVVPNGTVEGTTVESETTWSDLGGTGQNKKWRRRDFERTTTYSDVTVVDGGQAGNVRPGTYTNIHIGCDTAFAPGVYNIVGGSLIINGQHEVTGAGVMFVLYDGASIQINGGADINLTAMTASDLIAAGLSPSDANELAGMLVFEDRDGPGAGTNGHSINGNAATVLNGTMYFPNSEVFFAGTATVTSQCLMIASARITITGTTDMETFCPADSSEETTVVSTAAKVRLVA
- a CDS encoding TadE/TadG family type IV pilus assembly protein; the protein is MMNALARFCRIRGDDRGSMAIETAFVAPVLLILALGGFEVSTMVARQTELQSAAAEAAAVVRAAAPETSNERNTVRDILATSLCGSTDPTIVEGAATCGTVSVAVTPTYRCGTSTAYTNTADSCGSVTEYKFILLEIEDRYDPIWTEWGVGAGFDYYVSRTVQIG